In the genome of Hydrogenispora ethanolica, the window CTGCAATTTCTGGCCTCGGGGACCGGCGGTCAGACCGGCGTCGACAAATTGATCGCCGCGGTCAAAGCCGGCCAGAGGGAGATCGATATCGACCTGTTGGAGACCGCCGACAACGACTTGGTGCGGATCTTCGGCGAAGCCGGCAAGAACAGCCTGAGCCCGCTGCCGGTTAAGGAGATTCCCAATCTGAAGTATGTGAAGTCTCGTTCCGCGGCGGGCGGCGACGCGGCGCTGGTGTTCCGCGGCACCACGGTGCTGTTGGCCTATAACGCCGCGGCCGTGAAGAAACCGCCCAAAACAGCCACCGAGCTTTATCAATGGATCCGGAAGCACCCGGGCCGTTTTGCCTACAACGACCCCACCACCGGCGGAGCGGGCAGTTCCTTCGTGATCACCGCGCTCTATAATAAAATGCCGGCCGAAGCCCTGAGTTCCAGCGATCCCAAATGGAAGGAACAATGGAAAGCCGGGTTTGATCTCTTAAAAGAGCTGCATCCCTACTTTTACAAAGCTTCCGGCAAGGTCCAGTATCCCGCCAAGAACCAAGGCACCATCGATCTGCTGGCCAATGGGGAAGTGGACATGATTCCGGCCTGGGCGGACATGATTCTGGATCAGAAGTCGCGCGGCCTGTTGCCGGAGACCGTCAAATTGACCCAAATTGAACCGGCCTTCACCGGAGGCGTCCAGACACTCGTCGTCCCGGCGCTCTCCAAGAATAAGCCGGCAGCCTACAAACTGCTGAACTTCGTCATCTCCCCGGAGGGGCAGCGGATCTTCGTCGAAAAACAGAAGGCGATCCCGGTCATCACCCCCTCAAAACTGCCCAAGGAGACCGTGGCCCAGCTCGCGGGCCTCAAGGTGAAAGGCTTCCGCGTCTATACCATCGGCAAGCTGTCGGACGAGATCATGAAACTGTGGCAAAGCGATATTGCCACCCTGAAATAAGCAGGCGCTTTCCGCGCGGTTGGGCAAGGTCGCGCCGGCAATTCACATAAGGGCCGGCGCGACTCAACCTGCCCGCCGCAGGAGTGCCGGAAAAGAGGTGGCCCTGTTTTGAGGAAGGATACGGCCCGCAAATGGCTGGGCATCGGCTTGGCGCTCCCGGCGTTGCTGCTGGTGGCGCTGATCGTCGCCTTGCCGATCGCCCAGTCGTTCATCGTGAGCTTTCAGAATGGCCCTCAAGGCGGATGGACCTTCGACAACTACCGGAAGCTGTTCAGCGACCCCAATTCGGTGGCCAATATCGTTTACACCTTGCAGATCGTGGCAGCCACGGTGCTTCTGACGACGGTCGCCGCCTACCTGCTGGCGCTGTACCTGAATACCAGCCGGAGCTGGTGCGCCCGGACCATCGAAAAACTCTACATCATACCCCAGTTTATCCCGGGGATCGTCGCGGTGTACGCGATGATGGGCTTGATCCGGGACACCGGCGCGCTGAACCGGCTGCTTTTGAGTTTCGGGATTGCTTTCAAGCCGGGGCTGATGTATACCCCCGAGGGGATCGTGCTGATGAATCTGTGGTTCAATATCCCCTTTGCGACGATGATCATCGGAGCGGAGCTGGCGGGCATCCCCGTTTCGATCGTGGAGAGCGCCCGGGACGTGGGGGCGGGCCGGTTCCAGATCTTCCGCTCCATGATCCT includes:
- a CDS encoding extracellular solute-binding protein; protein product: MRSKKIGVLFLAVLLGVLGGVTQIGAAANEKATINLYTGGSDNVRIAWEAVLQAFQKKNPGINVQLQFLASGTGGQTGVDKLIAAVKAGQREIDIDLLETADNDLVRIFGEAGKNSLSPLPVKEIPNLKYVKSRSAAGGDAALVFRGTTVLLAYNAAAVKKPPKTATELYQWIRKHPGRFAYNDPTTGGAGSSFVITALYNKMPAEALSSSDPKWKEQWKAGFDLLKELHPYFYKASGKVQYPAKNQGTIDLLANGEVDMIPAWADMILDQKSRGLLPETVKLTQIEPAFTGGVQTLVVPALSKNKPAAYKLLNFVISPEGQRIFVEKQKAIPVITPSKLPKETVAQLAGLKVKGFRVYTIGKLSDEIMKLWQSDIATLK
- a CDS encoding ABC transporter permease; its protein translation is MRKDTARKWLGIGLALPALLLVALIVALPIAQSFIVSFQNGPQGGWTFDNYRKLFSDPNSVANIVYTLQIVAATVLLTTVAAYLLALYLNTSRSWCARTIEKLYIIPQFIPGIVAVYAMMGLIRDTGALNRLLLSFGIAFKPGLMYTPEGIVLMNLWFNIPFATMIIGAELAGIPVSIVESARDVGAGRFQIFRSMILPLSLKSALVAATFVFIGNVGSFTTPFLMGTNAPRMLGVALYQEFGVFHNLPQAAALSVFMFALCAIVGAFYIRSMTRKEPWRANES